One segment of Candidatus Fokinia solitaria DNA contains the following:
- a CDS encoding HU family DNA-binding protein: MNKTDLIAELASANNITKVQASAFLDSLLDIWKDALKRKEEVKMLGFGSFFVKFSKSRMVNNPRTGEAMEIPSMHRVKFAPGKALQDIINE; this comes from the coding sequence GTGAATAAGACTGATCTTATTGCAGAATTAGCCTCTGCTAACAACATAACGAAAGTACAAGCTAGCGCATTCTTGGATTCGTTATTGGATATATGGAAGGATGCTTTAAAACGGAAAGAAGAAGTAAAAATGCTTGGATTTGGTTCATTCTTCGTAAAATTTTCCAAAAGTCGTATGGTGAACAATCCTAGAACTGGCGAAGCAATGGAGATTCCTTCAATGCATCGCGTAAAATTTGCTCCTGGAAAAGCTCTCCAAGACATA
- a CDS encoding nucleoside transporter C-terminal domain-containing protein, translated as MHQLLLPLILFILIYLGAFLSSTDKKSVKLNIIVLGMAVQIGLSFLVMKVPSIISFFKFLSDSFEVITRATNVGVATVFGELALEPQKNNFGFVLALHGLPSLIVVSTLCSILLHLGILQKIMMLLSIFYKSVMRIPTVLSMGVAATLLTDKNFSAMMNRPYLASLSRGELFTMCVAGLAFSSVAIIAVYDSMLSAVVESAITHILSSIVISSPAVITIGRMMIPYHADLTFKPQHIRSTDSTNIMNVVQDGIIDGAKTCVAIIAIIIGMVALISLLNELINTLSTSLGYSLTIQKILGFVFMPIAFLLGIPASECSTAAGIIGTKIALNELLALNDILLYRDVISHNTIVTLIYACSNFANIGSTSLMVVIYANYLPNRKDEVTGFILKALVAAILCTLSTASLASFWLHLAAI; from the coding sequence ATGCATCAACTTTTATTACCGCTAATACTCTTTATTCTGATATATCTCGGCGCATTTCTTTCTAGTACCGATAAAAAATCAGTCAAATTGAATATCATTGTACTCGGCATGGCAGTGCAAATAGGATTGTCATTCTTAGTGATGAAAGTTCCATCTATAATATCGTTCTTTAAATTTCTCAGTGATAGCTTTGAAGTAATTACAAGAGCTACTAATGTCGGTGTGGCTACAGTATTTGGAGAATTAGCGCTTGAGCCGCAAAAGAATAACTTTGGATTCGTCCTTGCTTTACACGGCTTGCCTTCTTTGATCGTCGTCTCAACTCTCTGTTCCATTCTTCTTCACTTAGGTATATTGCAAAAGATCATGATGCTTTTATCTATCTTTTACAAAAGCGTTATGAGGATACCGACGGTATTATCAATGGGTGTAGCGGCTACTTTGCTTACAGATAAAAATTTCTCCGCAATGATGAACAGGCCGTACCTTGCTTCATTGTCTAGAGGTGAACTTTTTACAATGTGCGTTGCAGGCTTAGCTTTTTCATCGGTAGCTATCATAGCGGTATACGATAGCATGCTTTCAGCTGTAGTAGAAAGCGCAATCACGCATATACTATCTTCTATAGTGATATCATCTCCTGCAGTAATCACAATTGGAAGAATGATGATACCATATCACGCAGATCTGACTTTTAAACCTCAACATATAAGAAGTACTGACAGCACTAACATCATGAATGTAGTACAGGACGGTATAATAGATGGCGCTAAAACTTGTGTTGCAATCATTGCAATAATTATAGGTATGGTAGCGCTAATATCTTTATTAAATGAACTCATAAATACACTTTCAACCTCTTTAGGGTATAGTCTTACTATTCAGAAAATACTAGGCTTCGTCTTCATGCCTATTGCATTTCTTCTTGGCATTCCTGCATCAGAGTGCTCTACAGCTGCTGGCATTATCGGTACAAAAATTGCGCTTAATGAACTTTTAGCGCTTAATGACATTCTTCTATACCGAGACGTAATATCGCATAATACAATAGTCACACTCATTTATGCATGTTCCAATTTCGCTAATATTGGCAGTACAAGTTTGATGGTCGTTATATACGCTAACTACCTTCCAAACAGAAAGGATGAAGTAACAGGATTTATATTAAAAGCACTGGTAGCTGCTATATTATGTACGTTAAGCACAGCTTCTTTAGCTTCATTTTGGCTACATCTAGCTGCTATATAG
- a CDS encoding sensor histidine kinase, giving the protein MLSIASYVKNQSLRFKILLMVIGGVLTTIVLSSVLGSAYYYLGVEKYFETQIKNSIRRTTEVSQLYLNEHVKTIKVDALMASVEIEKYFTKLTIDREYGTKVLDFIANMQNLSDIMIFNAEQTILQTSWSIFTIFLDPALLREALPTVDKGEIFVYKSKVENKVHAIVKLHTQYDFLPLYVIISRYIDPEIVKHLDDTKLSTAVYEESIAHMRSIRMRVLFTFIIGSLLILFITFFVASKLSYLIIDPLSSLIKATRSIKKGDYNFILPKVKYGGELYALSKAFSSMSEKIAAQHKILIDVNNALEARKKFTETIIAEMLSGIIVLNDENEVLVCNNAARTILCIVDLAKSCSDIFPEISELLLAVRTREKSDKERMDSHYINIIRNGDTKNLLVKLCYIRENEKLENIIIALEDITEVNLVNKLKAWSEVAKRVAHEIKNPLTPIQLAIEHIEATLIDKLPEEEQRTLKKYVNIISSKIEDIKKMLMQFLSARVSKAKLIPCNIYDICNEVMILEQKANADVIYELRTTDTQINVDCDRNQIHQVMMNLLQNAANAMSSAESGRVQKRIHISITHEYEYAVISVEDNGNGILFDEIGNPAAKSKKGFGLGLSIVRSIIVEHNGVFNIANNSNGYGTIAIFKLLCSKADALGAYDNQ; this is encoded by the coding sequence ATGCTATCTATAGCTTCATATGTAAAGAATCAATCGTTGAGATTCAAGATTTTATTGATGGTAATAGGTGGTGTTTTGACGACGATAGTACTTTCTAGTGTTTTAGGTAGTGCATATTACTATCTCGGAGTAGAGAAATATTTTGAAACTCAAATCAAGAATAGCATACGTAGAACAACGGAAGTATCGCAACTCTATTTGAATGAGCATGTCAAAACAATAAAAGTTGATGCTTTAATGGCTTCTGTAGAGATTGAGAAGTATTTTACGAAGCTGACGATAGATCGAGAATATGGCACTAAAGTGTTGGATTTTATAGCGAATATGCAGAATCTATCGGATATTATGATATTTAATGCGGAGCAGACGATATTACAAACTTCTTGGAGTATTTTTACTATCTTTTTAGATCCAGCATTGTTGCGAGAAGCTTTACCAACGGTGGATAAAGGAGAGATATTTGTATATAAGAGCAAAGTCGAGAATAAAGTTCATGCAATTGTCAAATTACATACTCAATATGATTTTTTACCACTGTACGTCATTATAAGCAGATATATAGATCCAGAGATTGTGAAGCATTTAGACGATACGAAGCTATCTACAGCAGTGTATGAGGAATCTATCGCGCATATGAGAAGTATAAGGATGAGAGTTCTATTTACATTCATCATAGGATCATTGCTGATATTATTTATCACTTTTTTTGTGGCAAGTAAGTTATCCTATCTCATCATAGATCCGCTATCTTCGTTAATAAAAGCGACTAGATCAATAAAGAAAGGAGATTATAATTTTATTCTGCCAAAAGTGAAATATGGTGGAGAATTATATGCTTTATCAAAAGCTTTTAGCAGTATGTCGGAGAAAATAGCGGCACAGCATAAAATACTTATTGATGTGAATAATGCTTTAGAAGCTAGGAAAAAATTTACGGAAACTATAATTGCAGAGATGTTATCTGGTATTATAGTACTCAATGATGAGAACGAGGTGCTAGTATGTAACAATGCTGCGCGTACTATTTTATGTATAGTAGATCTTGCTAAGTCGTGTAGTGATATATTTCCTGAAATATCTGAATTACTTTTAGCTGTACGTACTAGAGAAAAATCAGATAAAGAGCGTATGGACTCTCATTATATCAATATTATAAGAAATGGCGATACTAAAAATTTATTGGTGAAGCTATGCTATATCCGTGAAAATGAAAAATTGGAGAACATTATCATAGCTTTAGAAGATATTACGGAAGTGAATTTAGTGAATAAATTGAAGGCTTGGAGTGAAGTTGCTAAAAGAGTTGCACATGAAATAAAAAATCCTCTTACTCCTATACAACTTGCAATAGAGCATATTGAAGCAACTTTGATTGATAAACTACCTGAAGAAGAGCAGCGTACCCTTAAAAAATATGTCAATATTATATCGTCTAAGATTGAAGATATTAAGAAAATGCTTATGCAATTTCTCAGCGCAAGAGTATCGAAAGCCAAATTAATACCATGTAATATTTACGATATATGTAATGAAGTAATGATCTTAGAGCAGAAAGCGAATGCGGATGTGATATACGAATTACGAACTACTGATACGCAAATAAATGTGGATTGTGATAGAAATCAGATCCATCAAGTGATGATGAATCTCTTGCAAAATGCTGCAAATGCTATGTCTAGTGCGGAGAGTGGTAGAGTGCAAAAGCGTATTCATATTTCGATTACTCATGAGTACGAATATGCTGTAATATCGGTAGAAGATAATGGAAATGGTATTTTATTTGATGAGATTGGTAATCCAGCGGCAAAGAGTAAAAAAGGATTTGGACTTGGATTATCAATAGTTAGATCGATAATAGTAGAACATAATGGAGTATTTAATATTGCAAATAATAGTAATGGTTATGGTACTATAGCAATTTTTAAGCTACTCTGTAGTAAAGCTGATGCACTTGGTGCGTATGATAATCAGTAA